TCAACGATCATCTCTTCCTCCCCGCATATCGTGCTATGATTCTCCTCTTGCCCGCACGGTTGGTTATCGTCTCCTCATAGAAGAGCGGCTCCATTTCCGGAAAATATCCGATGAGCTCTCCGTCGTCCAACAGATACTCTTCTTCCCTGTGCCTGTCAATGAGATTCTGTCTTTTTAAAAAGGTCTCGTATATCAGTATACCACCTTTCCGCAAGAGCCGGGAGATCTCTTCCATAATGTTCCTGAGCAAAAAATAGAATACAACAACCATGTCGGCCGACCCGCTTCTGAAGGGCAGGTTGTTCGCGTCGCCATAGACGGCAAAGATATTTTTGCCTCTCTCCGCCATTGTTTGACGGGACTTCTTTATGGCCTCCATGGACCTTTCAAGCCCATATACGGCAAACCCCCTTTCGGCAAGAAAAATGGCGTCCCGCCCGCTGCCCATTGCAATATCTACGGCAATCCCCGCGGGAACAATGGGTGCGAATCGCTCCAGAAGGCTGTGGGGTCCTTTTTCCTCACCATAAAACCCCTCTCTATACCTTGTGTCCCAGTCAGACGTCTCCAAATACCCTCTTTGCATTGCCAAACCATATGCCGTCCTGCTTCCCCTGCTCCATCCGCGATATGCCGGCCCTGTAACGTGCGGCGGCAAGCAGCGGGTAGTCTGATCCAAAAAACACCTTTTCCCAGAGAAACTCTTCAATAAACCTGTAGATGTCTGCCGAATAGACAAAGGGTATTGCGGCAATGTCGTAATAGGTCCTGCCGAGGGACTCCCGCACCTCCGGCATGAGCTCAAAAAAGCAGAGACCTCCGCCCAAATGCGAAAGGATAATGTCCATGCTGCGGTGCTTCTCGATGAACTGAACGATCTGCCCTAAATCTGCCCGTACCTTTCCGCCGTAAACGTGGCCGACCTGTTCGTTCGCGTGGAGCATCAGTATCTTCTGCTTCTCCTCCGCGTACCGCGCAATGCCTTCAAGTCTGCGGAGCGACTTGCTGTCGAGACTTCTTTCGTAGAGGGCTATCTCCCCTACGCCCCTGGCGCCCAGGGCAA
This genomic interval from Syntrophorhabdaceae bacterium contains the following:
- a CDS encoding class I SAM-dependent methyltransferase, which encodes METSDWDTRYREGFYGEEKGPHSLLERFAPIVPAGIAVDIAMGSGRDAIFLAERGFAVYGLERSMEAIKKSRQTMAERGKNIFAVYGDANNLPFRSGSADMVVVFYFLLRNIMEEISRLLRKGGILIYETFLKRQNLIDRHREEEYLLDDGELIGYFPEMEPLFYEETITNRAGKRRIIARYAGRKR
- a CDS encoding amidohydrolase family protein — translated: MELFDTHTHVFPTEVIKDRERISQRDKRFAVIYGNPGARMTDINGLLAYMNKEGITRCVACGFSFQDEGLLRLSNDYILEAASRAPSLVPFVQASLENERNAVDELERCFALGARGVGEIALYERSLDSKSLRRLEGIARYAEEKQKILMLHANEQVGHVYGGKVRADLGQIVQFIEKHRSMDIILSHLGGGLCFFELMPEVRESLGRTYYDIAAIPFVYSADIYRFIEEFLWEKVFFGSDYPLLAAARYRAGISRMEQGKQDGIWFGNAKRVFGDV